In Bdellovibrionales bacterium, a genomic segment contains:
- a CDS encoding NAD(P)H-hydrate dehydratase: MKDSFLKFDLKAARKLLPKRKSTDNKSSAGKTYIIGGSKGMFGAAVLAATAAARMGSGYTYVVSHGESFPTFKHPNFLTMPWTKFLKLNFNEASIAIGPGLGKSKHSLKLLKALLRAKAQHVVIDADALNICSEYKLLPLPASWIATPHEGELSRLIGWSSDKIRKNRKAAILLAEKKLHCTVILKGHKTLVASRGKYFEIQSGNAALAKAGTGDTLTGMIAALVAQGLTAQEAAPLAAFVHGNVADEWLKDQKDILSLLATDLIDALPKILAKLR, from the coding sequence ATGAAAGACTCCTTCCTCAAATTTGATCTTAAAGCGGCGCGAAAGCTTCTCCCGAAACGGAAATCCACCGACAATAAGAGCTCTGCCGGAAAGACGTATATTATTGGGGGCTCAAAAGGAATGTTCGGCGCTGCCGTTTTAGCGGCCACCGCGGCCGCGCGCATGGGCTCAGGCTACACCTATGTTGTGAGCCACGGAGAAAGTTTCCCCACCTTCAAACATCCTAATTTTTTAACAATGCCGTGGACTAAGTTTTTAAAATTAAACTTCAACGAAGCGAGTATCGCCATTGGCCCCGGCTTAGGAAAATCCAAACACAGCTTAAAACTTCTAAAAGCACTTCTTCGAGCCAAAGCCCAACACGTGGTGATTGATGCCGATGCTTTAAATATTTGCTCCGAATACAAACTCCTTCCCCTCCCCGCCTCGTGGATAGCAACTCCCCACGAAGGAGAGCTATCGCGACTGATCGGATGGTCTTCCGACAAGATTCGCAAGAATCGCAAGGCAGCGATTTTGCTCGCAGAGAAGAAGCTCCATTGCACTGTGATTTTAAAGGGGCACAAAACTCTTGTGGCCAGTCGAGGGAAGTATTTCGAAATTCAATCGGGAAATGCGGCTCTCGCCAAAGCGGGAACCGGCGATACGTTAACCGGAATGATCGCAGCTCTTGTGGCGCAGGGGTTAACCGCCCAAGAGGCTGCACCCCTTGCGGCCTTTGTGCACGGAAATGTCGCTGACGAGTGGCTTAAAGATCAAAAAGATATTTTAAGCCTGCTCGCCACCGATCTGATCGATGCTCTTCCAAAAATCTTGGCCAAGCTCCGATAA
- a CDS encoding TetR/AcrR family transcriptional regulator — MGRVKNYDLQDVLNRARELFWTQGYAKTSVQDLEKATGVNKSGLYSEFNGKDEMFVECLKQYSDTSGIEELMTSEPLGWGNIKNLLTKSNCPKGPKGCFLVNTIRDYNILPAKAKTHVTEKLAYTKNLILKNLKAENIPSAKAQILADMIMTFHQGIALKTNLGGPCEFKNEIEHFLKMIQSQ, encoded by the coding sequence ATGGGACGAGTCAAAAACTACGACCTACAGGATGTGTTAAATCGAGCCAGAGAGCTTTTCTGGACGCAAGGCTATGCAAAGACCAGCGTCCAGGATTTAGAAAAAGCGACTGGGGTTAATAAATCGGGTCTTTATTCGGAGTTTAACGGCAAAGACGAAATGTTTGTCGAATGCCTCAAACAATACTCCGACACCAGTGGAATCGAAGAGCTGATGACGTCCGAACCGCTCGGTTGGGGAAACATAAAGAACTTACTCACAAAATCGAATTGCCCCAAAGGACCTAAGGGTTGCTTTTTGGTGAACACAATTCGCGATTATAATATTCTTCCGGCAAAAGCGAAGACCCACGTGACGGAAAAGCTGGCGTACACTAAAAATTTAATTCTAAAAAATCTCAAGGCCGAAAATATTCCTTCGGCCAAAGCGCAAATTCTTGCGGATATGATAATGACGTTCCACCAAGGGATTGCCTTAAAGACAAACCTGGGTGGACCTTGCGAGTTTAAAAACGAAATCGAACATTTTTTAAAAATGATTCAAAGCCAATAG
- a CDS encoding helix-turn-helix domain-containing protein: protein MSGTRKYRTKKRSDRIVMTPAARLLKQIRHERGISMIKAAALIGVSDSYIAQVETGRMDVPKGEKLKRLIHAYGVKATAYFERLNTFVERPDPRLEIGELLKRMRDKEVETVLAVARGLLS, encoded by the coding sequence ATGAGCGGAACGAGGAAGTATCGAACCAAAAAGCGGAGTGACCGGATCGTGATGACTCCGGCGGCGAGGTTACTGAAACAGATTCGGCATGAGCGCGGAATTTCGATGATAAAGGCTGCCGCATTGATTGGAGTTTCTGACAGCTACATCGCCCAAGTAGAGACCGGGCGCATGGATGTGCCCAAGGGTGAGAAGTTGAAGCGACTCATCCATGCCTACGGAGTGAAGGCCACGGCATACTTTGAACGGTTGAATACTTTTGTTGAACGGCCTGACCCAAGGTTGGAGATTGGGGAACTGCTCAAACGGATGCGAGATAAGGAAGTTGAAACGGTGCTCGCGGTGGCACGTGGTCTCCTATCCTGA
- a CDS encoding KamA family radical SAM protein, producing the protein MAFKFLSVTPRISVDPQQWMDWSWQMRKGLKTQGDYAQYFTLTPDEQQGFAQSQNIFRAQTTPYYASLASADNAFDPIRRILIPSREEFEGSGQSPAQQMLDPLGERKASNNPTARVVHRYSDRVLFLVTDLCSVYCRYCTRKHFTATDQAFLNSKEYADALDYIRSHKGVREVIFSGGDPLTLSDSIVERILSDVRRIEHIEIIRVHSRMPVVAPMRITDALVKILQKNKPVYLITHFNHPKEITAESAMAVEKLVDHGIPTLNQMVLLNGVNNHPAIIQALSRRLLYLRVKPYYMFQCDPSQGTDHLRTSIEDSLEIQKELWGHLSGLAMPTYIVDIPDGGGKAALTPNFQVAQEGHVRKFKGWDGVEAQYVSPAKIIKPIDAEDYLEEWEILKSGKKIKW; encoded by the coding sequence ATGGCCTTTAAATTTCTCTCAGTCACGCCCAGAATTTCTGTCGATCCACAGCAATGGATGGACTGGTCGTGGCAAATGCGCAAAGGCCTAAAAACTCAAGGGGACTACGCGCAGTATTTTACTCTAACCCCCGATGAGCAGCAGGGCTTTGCGCAGTCGCAAAACATCTTTCGCGCGCAAACCACGCCCTATTATGCGTCTCTGGCCTCGGCAGACAATGCCTTTGATCCCATCCGCCGAATTCTTATACCGAGTCGCGAAGAGTTTGAAGGCAGCGGGCAAAGCCCCGCTCAGCAAATGCTCGATCCCTTAGGGGAGCGGAAAGCATCTAACAATCCCACCGCGCGCGTGGTGCATCGGTATTCGGATCGCGTTTTATTTTTAGTGACTGATCTTTGTAGTGTGTATTGTCGCTACTGCACACGCAAACATTTCACCGCCACCGATCAAGCGTTTTTAAACTCAAAAGAGTACGCCGATGCTTTAGACTATATTCGTTCGCACAAAGGAGTGCGCGAGGTGATCTTCTCGGGCGGAGATCCCCTCACGTTATCAGACAGTATCGTCGAGCGGATTTTAAGTGATGTGAGGCGTATCGAGCACATCGAAATCATTCGCGTCCATTCGCGCATGCCGGTGGTGGCTCCTATGCGCATCACTGATGCGCTTGTTAAAATTCTACAAAAGAATAAACCGGTGTATTTGATCACTCACTTTAATCATCCCAAGGAGATCACCGCAGAATCCGCCATGGCTGTGGAAAAGCTGGTGGATCACGGTATACCCACACTCAATCAAATGGTTTTATTAAACGGTGTAAACAATCATCCCGCAATTATTCAGGCACTGTCGCGACGCTTGCTGTATCTCCGTGTGAAGCCCTACTACATGTTCCAGTGCGATCCTTCGCAGGGGACCGATCATCTGCGAACTTCCATTGAGGACTCTCTCGAGATTCAAAAAGAACTCTGGGGACATCTCTCGGGCCTTGCGATGCCGACGTACATCGTGGATATTCCCGACGGCGGCGGTAAAGCCGCGCTCACTCCCAACTTTCAAGTGGCTCAAGAGGGTCATGTAAGAAAGTTTAAAGGCTGGGACGGGGTCGAAGCCCAATATGTAAGTCCCGCCAAAATTATTAAACCCATCGACGCCGAAGATTATCTCGAAGAGTGGGAGATCTTAAAGTCCGGGAAAAAAATTAAGTGGTGA
- a CDS encoding NAD(P)H-dependent oxidoreductase, translating to MTSKEIQAALDWRYAVKKFDATRKISPADWKIIEESMVKSPSSYGLQPWKFIVVTDQTLKDQLRPLSWNQSQVSDCSHYVVMLYKKKMDVAFIDRHIHRMAEVRGATLDSLAGFKNSVVGDLINGPRSEVIGPWAQRQVYIAMGFMMTAAALLNIDTCPMEGISPADYDKVLGLENSEWATVATVAVGYRHPEDRFSKLPKVRFRDNEVIEYR from the coding sequence ATGACCAGCAAAGAAATTCAAGCCGCTCTCGACTGGCGCTACGCCGTTAAAAAATTTGATGCCACTCGAAAAATTTCCCCCGCCGATTGGAAAATCATCGAAGAATCGATGGTCAAATCTCCTTCGTCCTACGGACTGCAGCCGTGGAAGTTTATCGTTGTGACCGATCAAACGCTTAAAGATCAACTGCGACCTCTCTCGTGGAATCAGTCTCAAGTTTCGGACTGCTCCCACTATGTGGTGATGCTCTATAAAAAGAAGATGGATGTCGCTTTTATTGATCGTCATATTCATCGCATGGCCGAAGTGCGAGGGGCAACGTTGGACTCTCTGGCCGGTTTTAAGAATTCCGTGGTGGGAGATCTCATCAATGGTCCTCGCTCAGAAGTGATTGGCCCGTGGGCGCAAAGACAAGTCTATATCGCCATGGGATTTATGATGACCGCAGCGGCACTCCTCAACATCGATACCTGCCCGATGGAAGGCATCAGTCCTGCGGACTACGATAAAGTTCTTGGTCTTGAGAATTCCGAATGGGCAACGGTCGCCACGGTGGCTGTGGGTTATCGCCATCCGGAGGATCGCTTCTCGAAACTCCCTAAAGTGCGATTTCGAGACAATGAAGTGATCGAATATCGTTAA
- a CDS encoding SDR family oxidoreductase, translating into MNKLQGKVALVTGGNSGIGLATAKLYKDHGAQVVITARSQDTYEKAKAEYGGIFDIVRTDISQPQELDRLYTHIKEKYGKLDVLFANAGIAKFAPTTESSPEFFDSQFDTNVRGLYFTVQKALPLLSPGSAVVLNASVAAVKGIPGSSVYSATKAAVRSFARSWTAEIPVTSVRFNVLSPGPIETPIFEKTGMSPKEVGEFTTNMAATVPIKRLGRSEEMAKVALFLASDDSSYIAGADITADGGYGQV; encoded by the coding sequence ATGAATAAACTCCAAGGGAAAGTTGCATTAGTCACGGGCGGGAACTCAGGGATCGGTCTGGCCACGGCCAAACTCTATAAAGATCACGGCGCTCAAGTGGTGATCACCGCGCGCTCACAAGACACCTACGAAAAGGCGAAGGCCGAGTACGGCGGCATCTTCGATATCGTGCGCACCGATATTAGCCAGCCTCAAGAATTAGATCGCCTCTACACCCACATCAAGGAAAAATATGGAAAGCTCGACGTGCTCTTCGCAAATGCGGGAATTGCCAAATTTGCTCCCACCACCGAATCCTCTCCGGAGTTTTTCGATAGTCAGTTTGATACAAATGTTCGTGGGTTGTACTTTACCGTTCAAAAAGCTCTCCCTCTACTCAGCCCTGGCAGCGCAGTTGTTCTTAATGCTTCTGTTGCTGCTGTAAAAGGAATTCCAGGAAGCTCGGTGTATTCCGCTACGAAAGCCGCCGTGAGAAGTTTTGCGCGCTCGTGGACGGCGGAAATTCCTGTGACCTCCGTGCGCTTTAATGTTCTATCGCCCGGTCCCATCGAAACGCCCATTTTCGAAAAAACAGGAATGTCTCCCAAAGAGGTCGGTGAGTTTACCACCAACATGGCGGCCACAGTTCCTATCAAGAGATTGGGACGCTCCGAAGAGATGGCTAAGGTCGCGCTCTTTTTAGCCAGCGATGATTCAAGTTATATCGCAGGAGCCGATATCACTGCCGATGGTGGTTATGGACAAGTTTAA
- a CDS encoding helix-turn-helix domain-containing protein produces the protein MAKQKPMRKKIESPFCKNLSSILAERGISQKAAAAMAEVTPATMSDWVSGNSLPHDHLKIEKLCRALSCDFQWLLTGIHSRVDLQNVSLAELFEGEDDPMFSGVFEISARRLRRKKQE, from the coding sequence TTGGCAAAACAAAAACCCATGAGAAAAAAAATCGAAAGTCCCTTCTGTAAGAATCTAAGTTCGATTCTTGCGGAGCGCGGGATTTCACAAAAGGCTGCCGCAGCGATGGCCGAGGTAACTCCGGCTACAATGTCGGACTGGGTTTCAGGTAATTCTCTCCCACACGATCATTTGAAAATTGAAAAACTATGTAGGGCTTTGAGTTGCGACTTCCAGTGGCTTTTAACCGGGATTCATAGCCGGGTCGATCTTCAAAACGTATCACTCGCCGAATTGTTTGAAGGCGAAGATGACCCCATGTTCAGCGGGGTCTTTGAAATCAGCGCCCGGCGGCTCCGCAGAAAGAAACAGGAGTAG
- a CDS encoding DUF4156 domain-containing protein, producing the protein MRALVIFALTGIFAVTLVNCSSHPIKPEAKNVEVSREEAGKNCRDLGKVEGRVKTVKGTFEDALEDLKLDAARKGANFVTIQQTGSLGQSVNGTAYFCD; encoded by the coding sequence ATGCGAGCATTAGTTATATTCGCCCTTACGGGAATCTTCGCTGTAACCCTCGTAAATTGCAGCAGTCACCCGATTAAACCCGAAGCCAAAAACGTCGAAGTCAGCCGCGAAGAGGCCGGTAAAAACTGTCGCGATCTCGGAAAAGTCGAAGGCCGCGTCAAGACGGTAAAGGGAACTTTCGAAGACGCCCTTGAGGATCTCAAGCTCGATGCTGCTCGCAAAGGCGCTAACTTCGTGACCATTCAACAGACCGGCTCTCTCGGCCAATCTGTCAACGGCACCGCTTATTTTTGCGATTAA